Below is a genomic region from Melanotaenia boesemani isolate fMelBoe1 chromosome 19, fMelBoe1.pri, whole genome shotgun sequence.
TTTCACGACACATGAGAAATCTACATCATTCATCAATAAAACATGTGGATAAACTCCATCTGCTTggccaaagaagaaaacttgtaGAAATCTGAATTAAAGGGGCATCACCTTCCCAGAACGGCAGCCAAGTTTGTTAGACGGAGGTCTGGCAAACCCCTGGCTGCTGACAGACCCAATAGCTACTAAAGGGCCATTGTGTCATGCCAGCACTAAAGTGCTAGACCTCCTTTGTGCTTATTTAATAACTGTATAATTGAGTTAAATCCCATGTCAATTATCATAGAGGTCTACTAATTACCCCATGGCTTAAGTTAAGAGGAAAGAGAGGCCGTATTTCTGATTTAAACCTTGGCCATATACCCATAGCACATGAAAGCAGTTACCCAAACAAAGGCTTTTCTAGGCAGTCTGAAGCTTTTAAGTCTTCAACTTGACACTGTGGCTGTGAATGGCATAAACAGAATAGAACTCCATGAGCTCTGTCATTCATCATccacttgttttgatggcattCACTCATCCATCTTACAGAtgagtaaaaaatatattagtaTGATATTTGTGCTAAGTGGGCGCAATATTTCTATtgtaaggaaagaaaaaagggtaTCTAATTTGTCagaggagggaggaaaaaaggTATGAGAGCTAAGTTATTGAATGCAACTTGGATTGCAAGAAAGACTGATACGAGGCGTACCGAGCATTTGTTGGGTTTCTCTCCTGAATGGACCCTCATGTGGATGAGAAGCTTGTATCGGGCATTGAAGGGCTTGAAGTTTCGGGTGCAGCCCACCCAATAACATGTGAAATCCTCAGCCTTCCGCTGGTCCACATGCAACTTCTCTATGTGCCTTACCAGCTCCTCCTTTTGGTCATAAACTGCACTGCAATCCATCCACCTACAGCAATGGGTGCCATACTCCTCCAGGTcaccttcttcctcctccagcaTTGGAATTTGGGGTAAAAAGCTCACTCCCTGTCTGTGAGGATGCATGTGAGCTTGTGCAACGGGATTCTGAGAAGGGGGTTTCATTTTGTAGTAATGTCCAGATAGGTGGATGTGTTGGTGTGCGTGGTAGGGTGGTGGAGGCCCATGTGGAGTAGCAGCTTCTTGGACAGTAGTCAATAGAGCTGGCTCTAACTGTAGAGGTGGCAGCATATTGTTGGTGGTTTGGCTGCAGCTGTCTGAAATCTCCAGAACCCCTCCTTCATCTGGGAAACACTGCTGCTCCACCATCATGTTAGCCATCTGACTCTCCAGACCCCCTCCCTCTTCAAGCATCTGCATGCGGCCACACTCTGACTGTGGAGCTGGAACTCGTGAAGGGCCTGGCATGCTGTACGGATGGTTCTGGGGGATGCAGCGACCTCTCACCCCCAGAAAGTGACCATAACCGTCGGAGAGAACAGGTGAAAGTGTGGAGTGGGAGGATGGAGAGCTGCGGGAACCATTGATATAAGCCACAAGTGAGGTAGGCGAGGTGCGTATAATAGAGTTGAAATCAATACCCATGACATCTGACAAAGGTGACATGGAGAGAGCTCTTTTCTTTGCACAAGATTGTTTTGGGCTCCCGACATCACATGCAAAGAGGTACGAGGGCAGGGAGGCAGAGGTGCTTGTGCCACCTGATAAGGTTGTGCCCGACATGGCTGTGCCGGGGCAGAGGCTGATCTGTTCAATGCCTTCGTTGGCCTGTGTAGAGTACTGAGGTAGTCCCAGTGGAGGAAGCACACGGTAACCATATGGCCAGTCATGTCTGCCACTAAACACTGACTGCGTTTCAAACAGACTGAGGGTAGTGGATGCCAGGGATTCTCTGGACAGTAAAGATCTGAAAAAGATTGCGGTTATTCGCTTTGGTAACACACTCAACTCCCCTTTGGAAGAGTTCATCTTTGAATTGCATTACACTTACTGATATTGCTCACCTTGTCTCAGTGTGAGGAACTGGACCACAAAGAGACGATTCGTGCTGAGGCACTGTAGGCCCTGCAGTGCTGTGTTGGAGTGAGGCAATACTCATAGGACTACTGGTCACTATTAGGTTACCAGGAGCTGCTTGGCCAAATACATCCAACGAGGAACCAGACACTGTACAATCTGCTGGACACAAGCCcaggatttatttaataaaatatctaCATAGAGAATTTTGTTCTGTAGCGCACAGGTTAGAGCAGAGCAACAACTTTCATTCACATTcaacattatttttatattcaaatgcAGCTGATCTAGTTTTTAAGAGTTGACTCTGTTAATCACTAATGAGCTTTTCACACTCCTTTCAGTAGAATAATTAGGGAAAAGCTTTATCCCTGGTAAATTAccaataaataagaaaacacatGAAGGGAAGACAGTGAAACAAAGTAAGCATTGGAAATGAAGATATTAAATGActttaaatccagatttttGATTCAGTTAATTATATTTACAATTTCTAGCTCCATCAAACAGAATATAGTTGCTCCTGAGCAGTTGGACAATTGAGCTACAATTAAATTTATATCTCTAACCATTGATgatatttgtttttacctttgAAACTTTTGTTAGAGGACTTGAGTCTTGTCGGTTTTGTTGGTGGCACTGCTGTATGCTGCTGATGTTGACCAGACAGTTGCTGCTGTGGGGGTGCAGTCGGCTCGGTGAGCTGCTTTCCATTGGTCAACACCTGTCTGCGGAGGCTAAGGGCTGGCAGAACAACATGGCTTCCGCTTTGATTCCCAGAGTTTAAAGAATGCACAGTCCCTCTTTTCGCTTTCTCTGTTCTCCTTGAAGGGGGGCTGAGACAGGCCAGTTGAGGGGAAGAAACAGGCATCCTGATGGATTGGGACTGGTGCTCTCTAATCATGCTCAGTGATGGAGACACGCTGCAAGGGGAAACCAAAAGCTGGCAGCCTTTTCCACTCATGACTGAAACAAATTCCCAAAAATGTTGGTGCTCATGAGGGAGTTGATTCAAGTAGGTGTGTTTAGTCTCGTTTGCCTTATACAGAAACCATTCATCCACGGCCCATACCTAGTaagtaaaatatacataaaattaTGGAATGAAACCACAAAACTAAACCATATTTGTACTTTGAACTTGCAGTAGGTAAACCACTCAATCAATAATCATTAAAGAGAGACTGgccttataaatataaataatataaataaatataattttctccAAACGTCAGCATGAGCTCTTCATCAGGCTATTACTAAGCTATAACACATATAAACAGCTTCCAACACAAAAGTCAGACAGATCGAGCACTCTGATAAATAAGACCTTGCAGTCCAGTGTTTCATCACACTCACCTACTGTTGCTGTAGCTTAAACTTTCCACAAAATAACATGTCAGGACGAAAGCACTTCCAGTCTGTGACGGTAATCTGGATAACAGTCAGCTATCGTGTTATTCTCAAAGTTTGAGATAAGAGTTCTCTGAGCGGGGAAGTGGAGCCCGGGTGGAATCTCTCCGCAGCTTCCCAGCTCACTCCTCAGTTTCCAGGAACTTTCCCGATTACACTTTTGCCCTTGGCACGGCTGTATGAGGACGACGTCATTTCAAACGGAGTGCGCCTTAATAGTAAactattaaagtttttttttgtgtgtgtgtgtgtgttagtacCCGTTTGTTTTTGAGCGCGTGCGCCATGCCTTGAAATCAAGCGTAATTACAAATTTTATATACGTCTCAGTTGCAcgtaaaaatgagaaaattattcATAACAGCGTTGTTtgtgaatctttttttaaatccctgcatagatttaaactaaaatatcaCAAATTTATAGTAAAAGAACGAGGATTACATAAAGTTAATTGTGGACCAGGGGCAggtcttaaaaacattttaagtgcAGGGGGTAAGGGGTGCACAGGTAACTGAGACCTTTTAAAAATTGTCTAGACTTTAGGAATAGTGGTCATCTGaaggaaaaagtgaagaaaaatttgtaaaagcaaatagcccatgatatatatatatattttattaatatttcatttttattattataatttttttttatcaatatctAACTTTGGATGATCTTGCATTGGAAGGCTGTTATCACTGTTGCAGACTTATATTTTAGTCATCACAAGAAAAAACTTGCTTTGAGGTAAATCacaagtttttatgtttttcttcagcaTTCATGTTAAACTTTGCCCATTCATGTCAtctggtgattttttttacatttacatcctTTTCTTATTATGTAAATAGTTGGGATGCAAATATGATGGCTCGCATAGGCTGTTGGTGAGATGATGTGGTATAAATGCTGAATTATAAACCATGAACAATGTTGATAGAACAACATCACCAAATCCAGACCTTTtggaccactgtcctgcagcttttcaatgtgtccctgctccaacacacctgactcaaattaaattgagccaacagcctatgaagatTAGAAGTTATGACATGCTGTATTCACTTGCATTAGGGCATCTGGGTTTTAGGTTTACAGTGAATTTGTTTGTTAAGTTTGATGGTCTATTCTTGGGGTGATACCTGCAGGCTAATCAGATTTTAGGGGTGGCCCATGCCCTCCCAGACCACCTCTTTGGCCACACCCTTGTTGAGGACgtcataaaagaaaaagctgatcaTTAAGTTGCAGAAGGCTACAAATTCATCGCCAAAGAGTTTGGGTTCTACCACTTTTCACATTGGTTTCACAATTATTTTCCTGTTAGCCGCTTAAAGTTTCCCTACAAAGTTTCTATAAACCAGAGTCACAACTATTAACTGCCCAGTTCACAATTCATGTATAAGTTCTCAATTTACTTCTgggaaaagacagaaagacataGTGGATTTAAATCCCATTTTGAAACTGAAACATGACAGTATGCTATGTTTAATCTTCTAAAGTTCACTTTCTtacattatataataaaaatattgcagaaGAACCTGAAGTGAGCAGTTCATCTAAGGAAACCTGCCTACGGGAATGGCCTGTAATTCTTCTTGGCTGATGGGTAGAATGATAAAATGTTAGAAACATTTAGTAGCATAAACAACATATAGCTGTTTATTTACACCACATActgaactgaatgaatgaatgattaaccacagtgtgttgttttcttctcaCTTGTTTAAATGGGTTTTGTTTGTCTATGTTTATTACTTGTTCTGTATTTATGCAGAACTCTCGAAAATGCTATAGGGTTTGGGAATTTACAGATTTCTTTTACTCGATATTAAAAGCAACTAAGAACAGAACAATATGAGTAGAGTCTCTTCAGTATATTCATATCAATGCTGAGTGCTGTAAATTTGAACTGTACAATTCTCTACTAATCTTTAAAATCATGATTTTAACCTTGATTTTTTCCCATTGTTTCCATAAAGCATGGCAAACTATTGTTGTTGCATAAATTAactacctgtttttttttttttttttttttttagctcttcctactcctcctcctcctcctcccttcaGATCACCCATTGTTAAGCTCCTTTATGTTGGTTGCTGGAGTGTTTGCTCTGCGGATCGCTCTCTGCGGATGGCATGGAAACCATCATGTTTACAGACAGAGGGAAGGTAACGGAGCAGAAGTTCTGCTCTGCAATctataataataaatttgaagtttgacagaaaatgtgaaaatgcatAAAGACCATGTTGATGTCTGTGCATTGAGAGCTGCAGGAGTAATTGGAGTGAGCAATCAGTCATAATCACTGCAGGGAATTTACAAAACATAATGGTGGGTTGTAGTTAAGATGCAGTCATTCCGTTTGACTAATGGCCTTCAGTGTATtgcataaaatatgtttaaagtaTAATTCTCTTTTTATGAGAAGACTCTTGCCTGATTCTTAACTGAATTGCATTCTGTAATTCTGTAACATGAGAACAGTTAATTATTAATTGCTTGTTGATAAATGAAAAGGTGGTTTTAGAGAGGCTCCATTTAGTCACCATACTTCTGCCTGTTTACGCAAGTCAAAGCTTGCATTTATTACATGCATTCAGCCAATAataattttcattcattacttttatgcacatttatctttaatatttcattaatattgttaaaaaaagacatttagtgTAGATTGCTGTGCAAAGTTCCCTCTTCTGCCAGCAGGGGTTACCATTAGTACACCAATATGGTTGTGCTGTGTTCTTGTTAACCCGGTGTACCACAGATTTTCAGAAATagagaaaagatttaaaaaaaaaagaggacatgtGCTAAAGGTCAAAGTAATGCTTGTGAAGATAACAAAGATAAAACTGCTGCTTGTTTACATAATTGTAACAAATACTTTACATCTTCCAGAGATCTTGCCTGCTCCTTGAGGTGATCTGGCTTCTTCTTCCCTCCACCAAGTGAGTCAGTGTGTTTCTAAATGTCACAGAGTAACAGGATGGTAAAGCATCTGAGTTGAAAATAGAACGGCAAACACACTTCAGTACAGCATCAAACACTGACGCTCTGAGTAGTCAACAACTCATCTGATTtcattggttttctttttggggTTTTAAGGGAAGGGTTTCTTGGAGAATAAACGAAGATGAATGTACATgtacagaagaaaaagaggaaaaaagaagagctaGATGAGATTTAAGTGTTGACCATTACCAAATAGCTCCATTTGTAGCAGAATTAATGCTATAATAGACTCTCCCCCACTTATAGAATCCATTTTCTCCCTCTTGATGACAGCATCAGCACTCAGGGAAGCAGCAAAGCATTTATTCCGGTGTCAAGATGAGAAATCACGGGTGATTTCTCTTTAAGTTATATTACAATGGTCACTTAAGGTAATGCACACCACAGTGGatctgtaattaattaatctactTTTGATTTGCTAATGACAGTCCAAGTCAAATACAAGGTTAGTAAAGGCTGAGTCAATCCTTTTAACTGCAGCAGTAGAGAGTACAGTAGTGAGTGTTGGAGATATCAATTTATTGGTGCCATCCTTCATCATAACGGCTCCTATTAGCCTGCAGCACCTCACATACTTACTCTTGGGATGTTAATAGACCCATATAGTGTTACAAACACTAATATATgagatttcattaaaaatctcTTATGAACAGAATCACTCGTGTTATTTTGTACTCTATAGTTTAAAATTGATGTTTTGTAAGACGTTTAAAGCAAGAAGGCTATAAATAGCAGTCTCTTGGGGATGCAGTGCCATCATCTGTACATGAAGTACAGTAGGAAGAAAAGACCCATCCAtctccctcctcttctcctctatTGTCAGTACCAACACCAAGATGAAGATGAGTGTGAGAGAGATTGGGTTGTGAGCGCCTTCCAGCTCCATCCATCAATCTAAGTCGACTTCTCTAATAATCTTTACAGAGactgatgaaataaaagaaaggacaGCAGGGAACACGGGCATCCACATCCTCTCCTCTAggctctgttttctgtcttctgcCCCTCCCTGCTGTGTTTTTTCAATGGGATGACTCTAATAAAAGAATGCTGACACAACAGCCCACATGTTTAGAACTGCTGGTAGGCCATagacttgtttttaatttgagcacacattcgagGTGAAGCCTCAGGGTGTGGGTGCTGTAAGTcccctttttccttttcagatATTATTAACACTGCGCCTCTGGAATCACATTAAGGATGAGGAGGCCTGAGTGCTGGAACACCATCACAACACTCGCTCTGACACTGTCCAATCAACAGAAACACGTCACAAGTCTTCAATATAAACACAATGGGTGAACAGAAGCTTGGACAACATGAAATGtggatgaaaaaaatgaaagaaaatttaatttagtaacTGAAATCCAATTAAGTCAGTGTTACTCAGCTGTAACACAATGTGGCTCAGTGACAAAGCTTAATGCTGTCTTTATACTTGTAAAACATTTATACACAAAACCTGGAGCCGCTTCATGTGGTTATATCAGAACTGACCTCTCTGAGTGCAATAAGAGGATGAATGACACTTTATTGGCACTTGAAGATTAACCCATTTAATGTTCTGCATATTGCTGCTGAATAACTGCGCTACACTCTCACACAGACTCTGAGACATCTAATTTTAGACTGTTTGGGAAtctagtttttattcagtgtgATGATAAGGGCTGTCAGGTCACATAAGACAACCTAGAGGGTCCAGATATTGAGGGATGTGTCATTAGACCCCTGCCTGTAGCCCCCTGGTCAGAGTCTcccagcatccatcttcattAAAAAGGTTACTCTCTGAGCAGATGGTCATTAACAGCACGCCCTCTTCAGTTTCAGCACCCACTATGTAGTAGGACACTACCTAGAGGACATCTAGTGTCCCTTGGGGAATCCCAGAAAACTGCACCAACAAGAAAAAGTGGAAACTTGATAATGACCGCTGGGATCTTCATAAATCTCcttttgaaatatttgaaaatataatAATGAAGTATGAAGACTGGTCCATGTTGGAGAGTAATGAATATGTCAAGTCAGTGTTGTCATGTCAGTGTTTTTCAGACTGAACTTGGACAGGAAGTTTAGGGAAAGCTGGAGCCATTAATAAAAAACTGTCAGCGGAAAACAAATGAATGGGTACCTCTGGTTATAGTTTATATTCTGAATCTTTGAACCTTGTCCCACCAAACTGGCCCACacttgaaagaaagaaagaaagaaagaaagaaagaaagaaagaaagaaagaaagaagaaatcagagaaaaagaagcaaaactaAACCCCTGCTTGACTAAAGATAACCTAGGGTGACATAGCAGGAATCAAGGAGCATGAATTGCCACATTTCTACATATGTAAACAAGGCAAGTTTCAAGCTAAACACATGTCTAAGTCTTTCTATATGTATGGCTTAAGctagcaactgtttgtatgtaGGTCTTCGTATAGGTGCCATGTTTAACTACACCTCTCTCAGCACTTTAAATATTGAAAGTGGATGTCAGGTTGTGGACCATGAGCTGTTTTATAATTTGAAATGGAATCTGCTTAGTTTCTGCCTTAAGAATAGGGACTATTTCACTGTTTATAATAAAATGCCAACACATTCTGCTGTGAAaccattttttaagaaaaaaagaaaaatgctaaaGCTTTAAAATAGGGTGACAATGAAGAAAGCACCTAAAATCTGCTCTGGACTTTATCACAAAAGTCAAGGCTATGggttttgccatttttttgtCCAGCAATCTAAATGTAACCAAATCATCATCTTTAACTTCTTTAACTTTTGTAGATAAGGTCATCATTTTTTAATTACCTATCCACAGTTACAGGTATTTtgatcaggggtgtccaaataTTTGCATGCTACTGTGGTTGCTGTCATTTAATTAGTCATGCCTTGATGAAGTTTATCAAATTGTATACTTTATGAACCTAAATAATCCTATGTTTTTGTAAAAGGTCACACTTTGACtcctaaaaaaatttaaaaaaaggttgtcATGGGTGATTTGTTATGTTATAACGCAAGGTTTCAGTATGAATAATGCAAATTTTATCAGCATTTTAGTCAAGACAGCCTCATCATAAGTATGTTCAACGACAGCCACCACGGATCCCAATTACTGCAGTAATCACTCCCTAGCTGAAAGCACGGATTCAGACAGGGTAAAGCATTATCCATCTTCATCATATTCATTATCAGGCAACAGACGCAGGTGTCCTAGCCTCCCACTGCTCCACACCATTAGTGCCTGATAGACAGAGGGACTATACTTACTTAAAGCGCCCACAtcgcttcttttttttttaaagaaaaaacaaggaaaaagctTAAGTTGAGATGTACACTTGGCATACAGTCTACTTTTCTATCTATACTATAGCTAAAGCATGTCATACACATCAGGTTGACAGGCTGCCGTGTCCATTAAGCGCGCACGGTCAAAAGTCATACAGCGGGGGGTTTGCAGCACATCATTTGTCCTCTCCTGATTATTCTGTGCTGTCTCTATAACAAGGAGGGTCAGTGTGACAGACATATATTATCTTTGTTTCACAACCGCAGAGCAAAAAGGTGATACTGAGCAGTGTAAGTGGTGGCATGTTTCTCAGCTATCGATCCACCTTATATTCGCATGGGCAGGGGTGCAAAGGGCAGGCTGCTCCCTGCTGAAGGAACCTGTGTGTGGGCACCAAGCAGGCTGAGCCATGGATGTGCATTGCGAAGATATGTTGTGATGCCTCAAATAAATCACCTCATTAGCCTGTTCTCTAATGGGTTGTTGTAGCACCGGACTGACACCATGTTCCTGTTAAAGCTCATGAGATTTcaaaatttttaaatgcttttgggTGTGATCGTTTTCCTATCCTCTGGCACCTGGTCGAGGTCATTCCATTAGGTGGGATGATTTACATATAAATTGAACAAGCAGTATTACACTCCTGCTTAAACTCATCTGTTTCACTACTGTATCCCATTATCTGTCTTCCATACTTCAACAAGCATTTAATCTCGTCTTTCATATTGTCTTATGTTTCATTATGTTTCAAgtgatatttattaaaattcatTTAGCTAATAAcgcccactcacacacaccctttTTTCTGCAATGTACCTATTCCAGTGTGTTCATAACATCTGTGTATCCTGAGGTGAAATGGGAAATGTTGAAAATTCACTGGAATATGAAAAGCAATCATATTTTTTGTATCAGTAAGCAGGTCTGTGGTAGCTGGAGGTCATTCGTGCTTTCTGCTGTTGCTTGGGGAGGCATTTTGTAAAATCCCTCAAGGCTCACCTAGTTAATTAAGTTTTTCTGCTATTACAACAGTGTAACTTGCTATTTTACTGCACCACAAAGACAGTTCTCTTCTACCTCTGAGGGTTTGATGGATTTCTCATCTCATCAGTATGATGCATTGTTTTCAccagaaaaacatttaattgataTGAGCCTTATTTGAGTCGAAACAATAAGATTAAGTTGTAATTTTTATCAAACAAAGGAAAtgaagaaagtgaaaaaaacttAACTTCATCCTGTGGCGTTGTTTTGGTGATATGTAATTTGAATGctaggaggaggtggaggagaaactCCAGATATAgaaatgtgtgggtgtgtgtatgtgacttTATCTACtgccaagaaataaattaagCAATAACATTGACTAGGTGAGCTGCTTATGAAGGGTAAAGAGACAAACTGATTACAAGCTGCAAGGAAAAAACTACCTGAATACTACTCTGCtgcaacattattattattattattattattattattattattattattattatttttgctcaCTATTAAATCTCCAAAAAGTGAGGAGCACAGCCTTCCAAACACGTATGTTGTAGAACTTCAAATCCctaaacatttttgttaaatggtCTAAATTAGTAGGAAAATAAAGAGTAGCAGCCTTTATTTTTCACCCTTTATTTTCAGTATTGCAGGAgaatgtttgtgtgcatgtcccttttaaattcaaaattataaaaaattcCGCATCTTGTAAGGCCctctattatttttttctctttaaaaatagATGGTTTGACAGATCTcctgtttccttttattttatttgaaagttAGCATATTCAGAAAATGTGCCATTATTTATCCTCTGTAGAGCACAAGCCGAGACAGACTAAACATAAGCAAAATTGTACAAGATGATAAAATTAAGATGACTTGACCTTTAGCTTATTTTCAAGGTCCTCTTCTTAATTGCAATAAATAGATTACCATAGCAACTAGACTAAGCTCTTAAAGGCTCCTCTTTCTGCAGACTAATGATTGCAACAACAGTTTGAttacaattttttaatttataaagaaacatggaaaacttgTGAAGTCTGACCTCAATGTGCCGACAACACACAACATGGTCTTCATCTCTTGTTCAGTGTAAATCTAAATAAGATGCTGTAGAAAAGATGTATTCTTGATGTGCTTTGAGCTATCTTTTTGAGCAATTTTTCTCAACTCAATCTCAAATCAATCAAATTTGACCCCAAATcaatttttttcctccactCAGTTTGATGTGCTTGTGACTTTAAACAGATGTAAAAAAGGGAAAGCAGCCATTTCAGATGCAGGTATATAATCGCAACATCATGTGGCTGACATGCTGTAATTACACAATAATGCATGAGATGAGAAAGATGAGCATATCTGTTCAGAATATGAAGGAACAATCTGTGTGCCATCAACATCCTCTGCAATTTGATTGATTTACACCTATTACACAGTTTTTGTAATGAcatttttcttataaatatATAGTTTGCAAAGAGAAACATCAGGCTGACTGTAACATCTGCCTGACTCACCTGGTTCACTCACACTGACTCCATCCTCTGTTAGATCTTCTGGTTCACAGCAGAAAATCACTGATGAGGCAGTTTCCTGCTGCTGAGAGGCAAAGGCTTGTCAAGGAGACTCAGATCGGTATGTCCTGACCTCCACAGATATCAAGCATTCTTTAACAGTTTGAGGCAACAGAAGAATCTGTCTTTACTTGGATATTACAACATTTTCCATGAGACATCCttctattaaaaaacaaaagaaaacttgctttttaaaatttataatctcagctttttttttttattatagaaaAATTTCATGACATGAATTGTAttcttaaacaaacattttttctttgaatttttaataaagagacaTGAATAATAAGCCAGGTAGTGCTTTAAGGTAATGATTGAATTCAAAACAGGGATGGGTTCTGGGtgtaaaacagtattaaaagcAACTTAAAGTAATTGTTTTCTAGTTTCGTACAATTCCAATTTTATTTGTCCTAATGCAAATCATGGTGTCAGGCTGGTTAAATGCCTATTTTACTTTAAGccaaagtaaaataatttcttttctctgcttaaTACGCCAGTAGgtgaagagaaaaatattacatAGATGCTTGAGTTGCTTAAGAGTCATGACATACATAGTATTTATTCAAAAATCAGGTTTAGAACAATgataatgttattaaaaaaaaaaaaagatttagagCAATTTtgggttttaatttaaaagaaaaaaaactgcaacattttCCTGTATATGTTATTAATAAATCCCACATTGATTCTGGCTTATATTAACACTAAACAGATCCCAAAAAGGAACTTCAGGGCTCAAAGGAAACAGCAATATACTGTagtttattatataatattgcCTCAGGTAAAGCTCA
It encodes:
- the glis3 gene encoding zinc finger protein GLIS3 isoform X2, which translates into the protein MSGKGCQLLVSPCSVSPSLSMIREHQSQSIRMPVSSPQLACLSPPSRRTEKAKRGTVHSLNSGNQSGSHVVLPALSLRRQVLTNGKQLTEPTAPPQQQLSGQHQQHTAVPPTKPTRLKSSNKSFKDCTVSGSSLDVFGQAAPGNLIVTSSPMSIASLQHSTAGPTVPQHESSLCGPVPHTETRSLLSRESLASTTLSLFETQSVFSGRHDWPYGYRVLPPLGLPQYSTQANEGIEQISLCPGTAMSGTTLSGGTSTSASLPSYLFACDVGSPKQSCAKKRALSMSPLSDVMGIDFNSIIRTSPTSLVAYINGSRSSPSSHSTLSPVLSDGYGHFLGVRGRCIPQNHPYSMPGPSRVPAPQSECGRMQMLEEGGGLESQMANMMVEQQCFPDEGGVLEISDSCSQTTNNMLPPLQLEPALLTTVQEAATPHGPPPPYHAHQHIHLSGHYYKMKPPSQNPVAQAHMHPHRQGVSFLPQIPMLEEEEGDLEEYGTHCCRWMDCSAVYDQKEELVRHIEKLHVDQRKAEDFTCYWVGCTRNFKPFNARYKLLIHMRVHSGEKPNKCSFEGCKKAFSRLENLKIHLRSHTGEKPYLCQHPGCHKAFSNSSDRAKHQRTHLDTKPYACQVPGCAKRYTDPSSLRKHMKSHSTKERQLRKKMKSSADATQDTLTDCLTIHPLHLNPSPLARLDNNLNLSPCASHESYSAAPQGQDCYSSPHLTLLFPLQESYRFVDPSPHQLISRDPCGPCSSTCLPHPPSGSSLHNNSDLKLHGQPPNAAGHCSGFGVCIQVEDASANHGEDYFTVVDHSTSEASCIYTEG
- the glis3 gene encoding zinc finger protein GLIS3 isoform X1; amino-acid sequence: MSGKGCQLLVSPCSVSPSLSMIREHQSQSIRMPVSSPQLACLSPPSRRTEKAKRGTVHSLNSGNQSGSHVVLPALSLRRQVLTNGKQLTEPTAPPQQQLSGQHQQHTAVPPTKPTRLKSSNKSFKADCTVSGSSLDVFGQAAPGNLIVTSSPMSIASLQHSTAGPTVPQHESSLCGPVPHTETRSLLSRESLASTTLSLFETQSVFSGRHDWPYGYRVLPPLGLPQYSTQANEGIEQISLCPGTAMSGTTLSGGTSTSASLPSYLFACDVGSPKQSCAKKRALSMSPLSDVMGIDFNSIIRTSPTSLVAYINGSRSSPSSHSTLSPVLSDGYGHFLGVRGRCIPQNHPYSMPGPSRVPAPQSECGRMQMLEEGGGLESQMANMMVEQQCFPDEGGVLEISDSCSQTTNNMLPPLQLEPALLTTVQEAATPHGPPPPYHAHQHIHLSGHYYKMKPPSQNPVAQAHMHPHRQGVSFLPQIPMLEEEEGDLEEYGTHCCRWMDCSAVYDQKEELVRHIEKLHVDQRKAEDFTCYWVGCTRNFKPFNARYKLLIHMRVHSGEKPNKCSFEGCKKAFSRLENLKIHLRSHTGEKPYLCQHPGCHKAFSNSSDRAKHQRTHLDTKPYACQVPGCAKRYTDPSSLRKHMKSHSTKERQLRKKMKSSADATQDTLTDCLTIHPLHLNPSPLARLDNNLNLSPCASHESYSAAPQGQDCYSSPHLTLLFPLQESYRFVDPSPHQLISRDPCGPCSSTCLPHPPSGSSLHNNSDLKLHGQPPNAAGHCSGFGVCIQVEDASANHGEDYFTVVDHSTSEASCIYTEG
- the glis3 gene encoding zinc finger protein GLIS3 isoform X3; its protein translation is MSGKGCQLLVSPCSVSPSLSMIREHQSQSIRMPVSSPQLACLSPPSRRTEKAKRGTVHSLNSGNQSGSHVVLPALSLRRQVLTNGKQLTEPTAPPQQQLSGQHQQHTAVPPTKPTRLKSSNKSFKADCTVSGSSLDVFGQAAPGNLIVTSSPMSIASLQHSTAGPTVPQHESSLCGPVPHTETRSLLSRESLASTTLSLFETQSVFSGRHDWPYGYRVLPPLGLPQYSTQANEGIEQISLCPGTAMSGTTLSGGTSTSASLPSYLFACDVGSPKQSCAKKRALSMSPLSDVMGIDFNSIIRTSPTSLVAYINGSRSSPSSHSTLSPVLSDGYGHFLGVRGRCIPQNHPYSMPGPSRVPAPQSECGRMQMLEEGGGLESQMANMMVEQQCFPDEGGVLEISDSCSQTTNNMLPPLQLEPALLTTVQEAATPHGPPPPYHAHQHIHLSGHYYKMKPPSQNPVAQAHMHPHRQGVSFLPQIPMLEEEEGDLEEYGTHCCRWMDCSAVYDQKEELVRHIEKLHVDQRKAEDFTCYWVGCTRNFKPFNARYKLLIHMRVHSGEKPNKCSFEGCKKAFSRLENLKIHLRSHTGEKPYLCQHPGCHKAFSNSSDRAKHQRTHLDTKPYACQVPGCAKRYTDPSSLRKHMKSHSTKERQLRKKMKSSADATQDTLTDCLTIHPLHLNPSPLARLDNNLNLSPCASHESYSAAPQGQDCYSSPHLTLLFPLQESYSSSPGIHVGLAHPPASRILPVDHPCTTTVI